A single region of the Kineosporiaceae bacterium SCSIO 59966 genome encodes:
- the sigE gene encoding RNA polymerase sigma factor SigE produces MTTRRAEVADEPWVPPTWEQVVREHSARVYRLAYRLTGDRHDAEDLTQEVFVRVFRSLSSYTPGTFEGWLHRITVNLFLDTVRRRQRIRFDPLADDAADRLPGTDVGPERAFEHAHLDHDVQEALNQLPPDFRAAVVLCDVEGLSYEEVGAALGIKLGTVRSRIHRGRAQLRALLAHREAEVRSR; encoded by the coding sequence ATGACGACGAGGAGGGCCGAGGTGGCCGACGAGCCGTGGGTGCCGCCCACCTGGGAGCAGGTGGTCCGCGAGCACTCCGCCCGCGTCTACCGACTGGCCTACCGACTCACCGGCGACCGGCACGACGCCGAGGACCTCACCCAGGAGGTCTTCGTCCGGGTCTTCCGGTCCCTGTCGAGCTACACGCCCGGCACCTTCGAGGGCTGGCTGCACCGGATCACCGTGAACCTGTTCCTCGACACCGTCCGGCGCCGGCAGCGGATCCGCTTCGACCCGCTCGCGGACGACGCCGCCGACCGGTTGCCGGGCACGGACGTCGGTCCGGAGCGAGCGTTCGAGCACGCTCACCTCGACCACGACGTCCAGGAGGCGCTGAACCAGCTGCCCCCGGACTTCCGCGCCGCCGTCGTGCTGTGCGACGTCGAGGGCCTGTCCTACGAGGAGGTCGGCGCCGCCCTCGGGATCAAGCTCGGCACCGTCCGCTCGCGGATCCACCGCGGCCGGGCCCAGCTGCGCGCGCTGCTCGCCCACCGTGAGGCGGAGGTGAGGTCCCGGTGA
- a CDS encoding O-methyltransferase, with product MSAAKPASWAYAEQFVPEDEVTERARARAEELGCVPVGAGVGAALRVLAAACAARSVVEVGTGTGVSGLYLLRGMPADGVLTTIDVEPEHHRAARETFTEAGIRSNRTRLITGRALDVLPRLTDHAYDLVLLDADKQDLDAYLEQALRLLRPGGVLTVDNALWHDKVADPAQRDETTTAIRELGKRVRDDERLVPAMLPSGDGLLVAVVSAG from the coding sequence ATCAGCGCAGCCAAGCCCGCCAGCTGGGCCTACGCCGAGCAGTTCGTCCCCGAGGACGAGGTGACCGAGCGCGCCCGCGCCCGCGCCGAGGAGCTCGGGTGCGTCCCCGTGGGGGCCGGGGTGGGCGCCGCCCTGCGCGTGCTGGCCGCTGCCTGCGCCGCCCGCTCCGTCGTCGAGGTGGGCACCGGCACCGGGGTCTCCGGGCTGTACCTGCTGCGCGGGATGCCGGCGGACGGAGTGCTGACCACGATCGACGTCGAGCCCGAGCACCACCGGGCCGCCCGCGAGACGTTCACCGAGGCGGGGATCCGGTCGAACCGCACCCGGCTGATCACCGGTCGGGCGCTGGACGTGCTGCCGCGGCTCACCGACCACGCCTACGACCTCGTGCTCCTGGACGCCGACAAGCAGGACCTGGACGCCTACCTCGAGCAGGCGCTGCGGCTGCTGCGCCCCGGTGGGGTGCTCACCGTGGACAACGCCCTGTGGCACGACAAGGTCGCCGACCCGGCGCAACGGGACGAGACGACCACGGCCATCCGCGAGCTGGGCAAGCGGGTCCGCGACGACGAGCGACTCGTGCCGGCGATGCTCCCCAGCGGCGACGGCCTGCTCGTCGCCGTGGTCAGCGCCGGCTGA
- a CDS encoding leucyl aminopeptidase translates to MTAAEEVPTVAADELPQLSTTAEVSPPAADLTGADVLAVPVRRDGESPSAGPGTAEVLAAAGLDLGGLADSFGVTGNPGQVTGVPVPAGSGLPQRLLLVGTGDGGAVHLRRAGAALARAVRGRSRLATSVVAGAAPDVVRAFAESLLLASYRPPRTGVTSGPEAPVRHVVLLGAPADEDLLDAVRTAAEATWLVRDLANTPSSTKTPQWVADRAAELAAAVPGLEVEVLDERRLAAEGFGGLVAVGGGSASPPRLVRVSWSPRTRRAEHVVLVGKGITFDSGGLSIKPREAMVPMKTDMAGSAVVLAAVVAGARRRLPVRLTALLALAENAVSGSSYRPGDVVRVWGGTTVEVANTDAEGRMVLADALAFADARLAPDVLVDVATLTGAASLGLGRRHAALYTADDDLAGALQAAAEATGELVWRMPLVEDYRPALDSTLADLRHVPSDPKVGGGSVTAALFLREFVGGRRWVHLDIAGPARADKDEHEVTKGASGYGARLLLRWLEDLSRR, encoded by the coding sequence CTGACGGCCGCCGAGGAGGTGCCGACCGTCGCAGCCGACGAGCTGCCGCAGCTGTCCACCACGGCCGAGGTGTCCCCGCCGGCGGCCGACCTGACGGGTGCCGACGTCCTCGCCGTCCCGGTCCGCCGGGACGGCGAGTCGCCGTCCGCGGGGCCGGGCACCGCCGAGGTGCTCGCCGCCGCCGGGCTCGACCTGGGCGGGCTCGCCGACTCCTTCGGGGTCACCGGCAACCCCGGTCAGGTCACCGGTGTGCCCGTGCCCGCCGGCAGCGGCTTGCCGCAGCGGCTGCTGCTCGTCGGGACCGGCGACGGCGGGGCGGTGCACCTGCGCCGCGCCGGTGCCGCCCTGGCCCGCGCTGTGCGCGGCCGCAGCCGGCTGGCGACCTCCGTGGTCGCCGGTGCGGCGCCCGACGTCGTCCGAGCGTTCGCGGAGAGCCTGCTGCTGGCGTCCTACCGGCCACCGCGCACCGGTGTCACCAGCGGCCCCGAGGCCCCGGTGCGGCACGTGGTCCTGCTCGGGGCGCCCGCGGACGAGGACCTGCTGGACGCCGTCCGCACCGCAGCCGAGGCCACCTGGCTGGTCCGCGACCTGGCCAACACGCCGTCCTCGACGAAGACGCCGCAGTGGGTGGCGGACCGGGCCGCTGAGCTCGCCGCCGCCGTTCCAGGCCTGGAGGTGGAGGTGCTCGACGAGCGGCGGCTGGCTGCCGAGGGATTCGGTGGCCTCGTCGCCGTCGGCGGCGGGTCCGCCTCCCCGCCACGGCTGGTGCGTGTGAGCTGGAGCCCCAGAACCCGGCGCGCCGAGCACGTCGTCCTCGTCGGCAAGGGCATCACCTTCGACTCCGGCGGCCTGTCGATCAAGCCGCGTGAGGCGATGGTGCCGATGAAGACGGACATGGCCGGCTCCGCCGTGGTCCTGGCAGCGGTCGTCGCAGGGGCGCGCCGCCGGCTGCCGGTGCGGCTGACCGCGTTGCTGGCGCTGGCCGAGAACGCCGTGTCCGGGTCCTCCTACCGGCCCGGGGACGTCGTCCGGGTGTGGGGCGGCACGACCGTGGAGGTCGCGAACACCGACGCCGAGGGCCGGATGGTGCTCGCCGACGCCCTGGCCTTCGCCGACGCTCGGCTCGCCCCCGACGTCCTCGTCGACGTCGCCACGCTGACCGGGGCGGCCTCCCTCGGCCTGGGACGGCGGCACGCGGCTCTCTACACCGCCGACGACGACCTCGCCGGCGCGCTGCAGGCCGCGGCCGAGGCCACCGGTGAGCTGGTCTGGCGGATGCCGCTCGTCGAGGACTACCGGCCGGCGCTGGACTCGACCCTGGCGGATCTGCGGCACGTGCCGTCGGACCCCAAGGTCGGCGGCGGCTCGGTGACCGCGGCGCTGTTCCTACGCGAGTTCGTCGGCGGCCGGCGCTGGGTGCACCTTGACATCGCGGGGCCGGCCCGCGCCGACAAGGACGAGCACGAGGTGACGAAGGGTGCCAGCGGCTACGGTGCCCGTCTGCTGCTGAGGTGGCTCGAGGACCTCAGCCGGCGCTGA
- a CDS encoding DUF3117 domain-containing protein produces the protein MAAMKPRTGDGPLEVTKEGRGIVLRMPLEGGGRLVVEMTPDEASDLGEAISSVVG, from the coding sequence ATGGCCGCGATGAAGCCGAGGACCGGTGACGGCCCGCTCGAGGTGACCAAAGAAGGTCGCGGCATCGTGCTGCGGATGCCTCTCGAGGGCGGTGGCCGGCTCGTCGTCGAGATGACGCCGGACGAGGCCAGCGACCTGGGCGAGGCCATCAGCTCGGTCGTCGGCTGA
- a CDS encoding enoyl-CoA hydratase yields MSDVGYDLTDGVGAITLTRPEAMNALDTATKVALRDAVREAAEDDAVRCVLLTGTGRAFCVGQDLREHAEMLRVGDPALWRTVTEHYSPIALTLATMDKPVVAGVNGVAAGAGAAIAMAADLRIVAESAGFNLAFAGIALSCDTGSSWWLPRLVGMTRARDLLLRPRTVRAPEALEIGLATEVVPDDELADRAREVAARLAAGPTAAYGAIRRALAFSATHDLEASLVHEAEHMAATGATTDHREAVEAFLAKREPVFTGTRNRPGGR; encoded by the coding sequence ATGAGCGACGTCGGATACGACCTCACCGACGGTGTCGGGGCCATCACCCTGACCCGCCCGGAGGCGATGAACGCCCTCGACACCGCCACCAAGGTGGCGCTGCGCGACGCGGTCCGCGAGGCCGCCGAGGACGACGCGGTGCGCTGCGTGCTGCTGACCGGCACCGGTCGAGCCTTCTGCGTCGGCCAGGACCTGCGGGAGCACGCCGAGATGCTGCGTGTCGGCGACCCGGCACTGTGGCGCACCGTGACCGAGCACTACTCGCCGATCGCGCTGACCCTGGCCACGATGGACAAGCCCGTCGTCGCCGGCGTCAACGGTGTGGCAGCCGGTGCCGGTGCCGCCATCGCGATGGCCGCCGACCTGCGGATCGTCGCCGAGTCCGCCGGGTTCAACCTCGCCTTCGCCGGGATCGCGCTGTCCTGTGACACCGGGTCGTCGTGGTGGCTGCCCCGTCTCGTCGGGATGACTCGGGCCCGGGACCTGCTGCTGCGCCCACGGACGGTGCGAGCCCCGGAGGCGCTGGAGATCGGGCTGGCCACCGAGGTCGTCCCGGACGACGAGCTGGCCGACCGGGCCCGCGAGGTCGCCGCCCGGCTGGCGGCCGGCCCGACCGCCGCCTACGGAGCGATCCGGCGGGCGCTGGCGTTCTCCGCCACCCACGACCTCGAGGCGTCCCTGGTCCACGAGGCCGAGCACATGGCGGCCACCGGGGCCACCACCGACCACCGCGAGGCGGTCGAGGCGTTCCTCGCCAAGCGAGAGCCGGTGTTCACCGGAACGCGCAACCGGCCAGGTGGTCGTTGA
- a CDS encoding DNA-3-methyladenine glycosylase I: MAEQRTDDLVVPADGLPRCGWAGPAEDYRTYHDTEWGRPVRGERALYERITLEAFQSGLSWLTILRKREAFRAAFEGFDPERVARYGDADRARLLADAGIVRNRAKVDAAVRNARAVLELRDAVDGGLDALVWSYADDVRRPPSRLADVPARTAESAALAAELRRHGFVLVGPTTVYAAMQACGVVNDHLAGCAFR, translated from the coding sequence GTGGCCGAGCAGCGCACCGACGACCTCGTCGTGCCCGCGGACGGGCTGCCCCGGTGCGGCTGGGCCGGGCCGGCCGAGGACTACCGCACCTACCACGACACCGAGTGGGGGCGGCCGGTCCGCGGCGAGCGGGCGCTGTACGAGCGGATCACCCTCGAGGCGTTCCAGTCCGGGCTGTCCTGGCTGACGATCCTGCGCAAGCGGGAGGCCTTCCGCGCCGCCTTCGAGGGCTTCGACCCCGAGCGGGTCGCCCGCTACGGTGACGCGGACCGGGCCCGCCTGCTCGCCGACGCCGGCATCGTCCGCAACCGGGCCAAGGTGGACGCCGCCGTCCGCAACGCCCGCGCGGTCCTCGAGCTGCGGGACGCTGTCGACGGCGGGCTGGACGCGCTCGTGTGGTCCTACGCGGACGACGTCCGGCGGCCGCCGTCCCGGCTCGCGGACGTGCCGGCCCGCACGGCGGAGTCCGCCGCGCTGGCCGCGGAGCTGCGCCGGCACGGGTTCGTCCTCGTCGGGCCGACGACCGTCTACGCGGCGATGCAGGCCTGTGGAGTCGTCAACGACCACCTGGCCGGTTGCGCGTTCCGGTGA
- a CDS encoding SRPBCC family protein, producing MATVVLRRDVPAPAGRVWQVATDWPRHGASVPFTDVVVTHDAGGTGTRFTGRTRLGPWTVDDPMEVVLWRPPTDADAVQPGRPGRCVVEKRGRVVLGWAALDVLPLGPRRCRMVWTEDVEIAPTAWTGWAAPAVRLASRAVFGALLRRLAQDAVQEDVRSRGDGS from the coding sequence GTGGCCACCGTCGTCCTGCGCCGTGACGTCCCCGCCCCGGCTGGAAGGGTCTGGCAGGTTGCCACCGACTGGCCGCGCCACGGCGCCTCCGTGCCGTTCACGGACGTCGTCGTGACTCACGACGCCGGCGGGACCGGGACCCGGTTCACCGGCCGGACCCGGCTCGGGCCCTGGACCGTCGACGACCCGATGGAGGTCGTGCTGTGGCGGCCCCCGACCGACGCCGACGCCGTCCAGCCCGGGCGCCCGGGCCGCTGCGTCGTGGAGAAGCGCGGCCGCGTCGTCCTCGGCTGGGCCGCCCTCGACGTCCTGCCGCTCGGACCACGGCGCTGCCGGATGGTGTGGACCGAGGACGTCGAGATCGCGCCGACCGCGTGGACCGGCTGGGCAGCGCCCGCCGTCCGGCTCGCCTCCCGGGCCGTCTTCGGCGCGCTGCTGCGCCGACTGGCCCAGGACGCCGTCCAGGAGGACGTCAGGTCCCGGGGCGACGGTTCCTGA
- a CDS encoding DivIVA domain-containing protein, with protein sequence MSLALLLLAVVLVGVVAALAAGRIRGGLEEPVTSRPYREPLPEGPLSAADLDEVTFAPALRGYRMDEVDAVLERLREELVRRDVERARCEEQLAALRAASPPSEQG encoded by the coding sequence GTGAGCCTCGCTCTGCTGCTGCTCGCCGTCGTGCTCGTCGGCGTCGTCGCCGCGCTGGCCGCCGGGCGCATCCGCGGTGGGCTGGAGGAGCCGGTGACCAGCCGGCCGTACCGGGAGCCGTTGCCCGAGGGCCCGCTCAGTGCCGCGGACCTCGACGAGGTCACCTTCGCCCCGGCCCTGCGCGGCTACCGGATGGACGAGGTCGACGCCGTCCTCGAGCGGCTGCGCGAGGAGCTGGTCCGCCGGGACGTCGAGCGGGCCCGTTGCGAGGAGCAGCTGGCCGCCCTGCGCGCGGCCAGCCCGCCGAGCGAGCAGGGCTGA
- a CDS encoding TIGR00730 family Rossman fold protein, with protein sequence MAAETPRPAEAPRPDDETPGYPMGPVTLRRGQVPRSTTDQRLLDSRGRSDWLHTDPWRVMRIQSEFVEGFSALAELGPAVSVFGSARTPRDHPHYELGVRVGAELARAGYAVVTGGGPGAMEAANRGACEVGGVSVGLGIELPFEHGMNDWVDIGVNFRYFFARKTMFVKYAEGFVVLPGGFGTFDELFEALTLVQTQKVTQFPIVLLGSGYWQGLLHWLRETVHGYGAVAEADLDLVTVTDDVEEAVEIIRSAHVERTRAREQREAELSALRRLEQDAGDSAPS encoded by the coding sequence ATGGCCGCCGAGACACCCCGCCCCGCCGAGGCACCCCGCCCGGACGACGAGACGCCCGGCTACCCGATGGGCCCGGTCACCCTGCGGCGCGGGCAGGTCCCCCGCAGCACGACGGACCAGCGGCTGCTCGACAGCCGCGGCCGTTCCGACTGGCTGCACACCGACCCGTGGCGGGTGATGCGGATCCAGAGCGAGTTCGTCGAGGGGTTCAGCGCGCTGGCCGAGCTCGGGCCGGCGGTCAGCGTGTTCGGGTCCGCCCGGACCCCTCGCGACCACCCGCACTACGAGCTCGGCGTGCGGGTCGGCGCCGAGCTCGCCCGCGCCGGCTACGCCGTCGTCACCGGCGGCGGCCCCGGGGCGATGGAGGCGGCCAACCGCGGCGCGTGCGAGGTCGGCGGGGTGTCCGTCGGCCTGGGCATCGAGCTGCCGTTCGAGCACGGGATGAACGACTGGGTCGACATCGGCGTCAACTTCCGTTACTTCTTCGCCCGCAAGACGATGTTCGTCAAGTACGCCGAGGGGTTCGTCGTCCTGCCCGGCGGGTTCGGCACCTTCGACGAGCTGTTCGAGGCCCTGACCCTCGTGCAGACCCAGAAGGTCACCCAGTTCCCCATCGTGCTCCTCGGGTCCGGGTACTGGCAGGGGCTGCTCCACTGGCTGCGGGAGACCGTGCACGGCTACGGCGCCGTCGCCGAGGCCGACCTCGACCTCGTCACTGTCACGGACGACGTCGAGGAGGCCGTCGAGATCATCCGCTCGGCTCACGTCGAGCGAACCCGGGCCCGCGAGCAGCGGGAGGCCGAGCTGAGCGCGCTGCGCCGCCTCGAGCAGGATGCTGGCGACTCCGCGCCCAGCTGA
- a CDS encoding succinyl-diaminopimelate desuccinylase has translation MTGQPAPPHADLAVHHDLDLHGDVVDLTRSLCDIESVSGHEATLADAVERALRALSHLEVLRDGNAVVARTSLGRPERVVVAGHLDTVPVATLDGRRNLPTWTTGAGDELVVHGRGTVDMKGGVAVQLAVAADVTDPVRDVTWVFYDCEEVEAERNGLGRLARDHPDWLAGDFAVLCEPTDGTVEGGCNGTIRVEVRVTGVAAHSARAWMGDNAVHRAAAVLERLRAYQAQEVDVDGLRYRESLGAVGIRGGVAGNVVPDECVVTVNYRFAPSRTPQEAEEHLRALFEGFEVTVTDCSPGARPGLDHPAAAAFVAAIGREPQPKHGWTDVARFSAMGVPAVNFGPGDPLLAHRDDERCPAVQIVAARDALRAWLAGAV, from the coding sequence ATGACGGGCCAGCCCGCGCCGCCGCACGCCGACCTCGCCGTGCACCACGACCTCGACCTGCACGGGGACGTCGTGGACCTCACCCGCTCGCTGTGCGACATCGAGTCGGTGAGCGGGCACGAGGCCACGCTCGCCGACGCCGTGGAACGGGCCCTGCGCGCACTGAGCCACCTCGAGGTGCTCCGCGACGGGAACGCCGTCGTCGCCCGCACCTCCCTCGGTCGCCCGGAGCGGGTCGTCGTCGCCGGCCACCTCGACACCGTCCCGGTGGCCACCCTCGACGGCCGGCGTAACCTGCCCACGTGGACCACCGGTGCCGGTGACGAGCTCGTCGTCCACGGTCGCGGAACGGTCGACATGAAGGGCGGCGTCGCCGTCCAGCTCGCGGTCGCGGCGGACGTCACCGACCCGGTGCGCGACGTCACCTGGGTGTTCTACGACTGCGAGGAGGTCGAGGCGGAGCGCAACGGCCTCGGCCGGCTCGCCCGCGACCACCCCGACTGGCTCGCCGGGGACTTCGCCGTGCTCTGCGAGCCGACGGACGGCACCGTCGAAGGCGGCTGCAACGGCACCATCCGGGTCGAGGTGCGGGTCACCGGTGTCGCCGCCCACTCGGCCCGGGCCTGGATGGGGGACAACGCCGTGCACCGCGCGGCCGCCGTCCTGGAGCGGCTCCGGGCCTACCAGGCGCAGGAGGTCGACGTCGACGGCCTGCGCTACCGGGAGAGCCTCGGCGCGGTCGGCATCCGCGGCGGTGTGGCCGGCAACGTCGTCCCGGACGAGTGCGTCGTCACCGTCAACTACCGGTTCGCGCCGAGCCGCACGCCGCAGGAGGCGGAGGAGCACCTGCGCGCCCTCTTCGAGGGGTTCGAGGTCACCGTCACCGACTGCAGTCCCGGGGCCCGGCCCGGCCTGGACCACCCGGCTGCGGCCGCCTTCGTCGCCGCCATCGGGCGCGAGCCGCAGCCCAAGCACGGGTGGACCGACGTCGCCCGGTTCTCGGCGATGGGTGTCCCGGCGGTGAACTTCGGCCCCGGTGACCCGTTGCTGGCCCACCGCGACGACGAGCGCTGCCCGGCCGTCCAGATCGTCGCCGCCCGCGACGCCCTGCGCGCATGGCTGGCCGGCGCCGTCTAG
- the dapD gene encoding 2,3,4,5-tetrahydropyridine-2,6-dicarboxylate N-succinyltransferase: MSRTAWGHGLATTTDDGTVLDTWYPSPALGEPEAAGPFEVPADLAALEGHDPHRRVRTTVVRTVIDLDAAPADASDAYLRLHLLSARLVRPHGLNLDGLFGVLANVLWTSHGPCAPADFEATRLRLTAATRTRVQVHGVDKFPRMTDYVVPSGVRIADADRVRLGAHLAEGTTVMHEGFVNFNAGTLGTSMVEGRISAGVVVGDGTDVGGGASIMGTLSGGGTEVISVGARCLLGANSGIGISLGDDCVVEAGCYVTAGSKVLLHDGGGGQPRTVRAAELSGSSGLQLWRNSLTGALEARPRAGRRVELNPALHAN; this comes from the coding sequence ATGAGCCGCACTGCCTGGGGACACGGCCTGGCGACGACGACGGACGACGGGACGGTGCTCGACACCTGGTACCCCTCGCCTGCGCTCGGCGAGCCCGAGGCGGCCGGCCCGTTCGAGGTCCCGGCCGACCTCGCGGCGCTCGAGGGCCACGACCCGCACCGGCGGGTGCGGACCACCGTCGTGCGCACCGTCATCGACCTGGACGCCGCACCCGCCGACGCGAGCGACGCCTACCTGCGGCTGCACCTGCTGTCCGCCCGGCTGGTCCGCCCGCACGGGCTCAACCTCGACGGCCTCTTCGGCGTCCTGGCGAACGTCCTGTGGACCAGCCACGGCCCCTGTGCGCCGGCGGACTTCGAGGCGACCCGGCTGCGCCTGACAGCGGCCACCAGGACCAGGGTGCAGGTCCACGGAGTCGACAAGTTCCCGCGGATGACGGACTACGTCGTGCCCTCCGGCGTCCGGATCGCCGACGCCGACCGGGTCCGCCTCGGCGCTCACCTCGCCGAAGGCACCACCGTCATGCACGAGGGTTTCGTGAACTTCAACGCCGGCACGCTGGGGACGTCGATGGTCGAGGGCCGGATCTCCGCGGGCGTCGTCGTCGGGGACGGCACGGACGTCGGCGGCGGCGCGTCCATCATGGGCACCCTGTCCGGCGGCGGCACGGAGGTGATCTCCGTGGGGGCCCGGTGCCTGCTCGGCGCGAACAGCGGCATCGGCATCTCCCTCGGTGACGACTGCGTCGTCGAGGCGGGGTGCTACGTCACCGCCGGCTCGAAGGTGCTCCTGCACGACGGTGGCGGCGGGCAGCCGCGGACGGTCCGGGCTGCCGAGCTGTCCGGCTCCTCCGGGCTGCAGCTGTGGCGCAACTCCCTGACCGGCGCCCTCGAGGCGCGGCCCCGCGCCGGCCGGCGGGTGGAGCTGAACCCGGCCCTGCACGCCAACTGA
- a CDS encoding citrate synthase, which yields MSDAVKLQHPGGELELPTVSATDGNDGIDVSSLLKQTGLVTLDPGFVNTASCESAITYIDGDAGVLRYRGYPIEQLAEKSTFTEVSYLLIYGHLPTRSELEDFEDRIRRHTMLHEDLKGFFAGFPRDAHPMPVLSSAVSALSTFYQDSLNPFDPEHVEISTVRLLAKLPTIAAYAYKKSVGQPFLYPDNSLGLVENFLRMTFGLPAEEYEVDETMARALDLLFVLHADHEQNCSTSTVRLVGSSQANLFASVSAGINALFGPLHGGANQAVLEMLQNIRDSDDDVDTFMTKVKNKEQGVRLMGFGHRVYKNYDPRAAIIKKTADEVLRNLGGNDELLDIAMRLEEIALHDEYFIERKLYPNVDFYTGLIYKAMGFPTPMFTVLFALGRLPGWIAQWREMISDKQTKIGRPRQVYVGETERDYVPMSQR from the coding sequence ATGTCCGACGCCGTGAAGCTGCAGCACCCCGGCGGTGAGCTTGAGCTCCCGACCGTCTCCGCCACCGACGGCAACGACGGCATCGACGTGTCGTCGCTGCTCAAGCAGACCGGCCTGGTGACCCTGGACCCGGGCTTCGTCAACACCGCGTCGTGCGAGTCCGCGATCACCTACATCGACGGCGACGCGGGCGTCCTGCGCTACCGCGGCTACCCGATCGAGCAGCTCGCCGAGAAGTCGACGTTCACCGAGGTCAGCTACCTGCTCATCTACGGCCACCTGCCGACCCGCAGCGAGCTCGAGGACTTCGAGGACCGGATCCGCCGGCACACGATGCTGCACGAGGACCTCAAGGGCTTCTTCGCCGGCTTCCCGCGGGACGCGCACCCGATGCCGGTGCTGTCCTCGGCGGTCAGTGCGCTGTCGACCTTCTACCAGGACTCGCTCAACCCGTTCGATCCCGAGCACGTCGAGATCAGCACGGTCCGGCTGCTCGCGAAGCTGCCGACGATCGCTGCGTACGCGTACAAGAAGAGCGTCGGCCAGCCGTTCCTCTACCCGGACAACTCCCTGGGCCTGGTGGAGAACTTCCTGCGGATGACCTTCGGCCTGCCTGCGGAGGAGTACGAGGTCGACGAGACGATGGCCAGGGCCCTCGACCTGCTGTTCGTCCTGCACGCCGACCACGAGCAGAACTGCTCCACGTCCACCGTCCGGCTCGTCGGGTCCAGCCAGGCCAACCTGTTCGCGTCGGTCTCCGCCGGCATCAACGCCCTGTTCGGCCCGCTGCACGGGGGGGCCAACCAGGCGGTGCTCGAGATGCTGCAGAACATCCGGGACTCCGACGACGACGTCGACACCTTCATGACGAAGGTGAAGAACAAGGAGCAGGGCGTCCGGCTCATGGGCTTCGGGCACCGGGTGTACAAGAACTACGACCCGCGCGCGGCGATCATCAAGAAGACGGCGGACGAGGTCCTGCGCAACCTCGGCGGCAACGACGAGCTGCTCGACATCGCGATGCGGCTCGAGGAGATCGCGCTCCACGACGAGTACTTCATCGAGCGCAAGCTCTACCCGAACGTCGACTTCTACACCGGGCTCATCTACAAGGCGATGGGCTTCCCGACGCCGATGTTCACCGTGCTGTTCGCCCTGGGCCGGCTGCCCGGCTGGATCGCACAGTGGCGCGAGATGATCAGCGACAAGCAGACGAAGATCGGCCGTCCGCGGCAGGTCTACGTCGGGGAGACCGAGCGGGACTACGTGCCGATGTCCCAGCGCTGA
- the dapC gene encoding succinyldiaminopimelate transaminase: protein MGPRTLPDFPWDALVPFGRTARAHPDGVVDLSVGTPVDPTPDVVREALREAADAPGYPQTWGTPQLREAVSDWFTRRRRVPALDPDGVLPTIGSKELVAWLPTLLGLGPGDVVVHPEVAYPTYDVGARLAGATALPADGTARIGPRRVQLMWLNTPSNPTGRVLGVDHLAKVVEWARARGVVVASDECYAELGWTPPYDREVVPSLLDPRVTGGSVEGLLVVYSLSKQSNLAGYRAGFVAGDPAIVRRLLEIRRHAGMIVPAPVQAAMVAALGDDASVRRQKERYRTRRALLLPALERAGFRVDDSEAGLYLWATRDEDAWASVGWLAARGVLVAPGTFYGPSGARHVRVALTAADERVAAAAERLTSP from the coding sequence ATCGGGCCGCGCACCCTCCCTGACTTCCCGTGGGACGCCCTCGTCCCGTTCGGGCGGACGGCGCGCGCGCACCCGGACGGCGTCGTCGACCTGTCCGTCGGCACGCCCGTCGACCCCACCCCGGACGTCGTCCGCGAGGCGCTTCGGGAGGCCGCGGACGCCCCCGGGTACCCGCAGACCTGGGGGACGCCGCAACTGCGGGAGGCGGTGAGCGACTGGTTCACCCGGCGGCGCCGGGTACCGGCGCTGGACCCGGACGGCGTGCTGCCGACGATCGGCTCCAAGGAGCTCGTCGCGTGGCTGCCCACTCTCCTCGGCCTGGGTCCCGGAGACGTCGTCGTCCACCCGGAGGTCGCCTACCCGACCTACGACGTGGGCGCCCGGCTCGCCGGCGCCACCGCGCTTCCCGCTGACGGCACCGCCCGGATCGGACCACGACGGGTCCAGCTGATGTGGCTCAACACCCCGTCCAACCCGACCGGCCGCGTGCTCGGCGTCGACCACCTCGCCAAGGTCGTCGAGTGGGCCCGCGCCCGCGGCGTCGTGGTCGCCAGCGACGAGTGCTACGCCGAGCTGGGGTGGACCCCGCCCTATGACCGCGAGGTCGTGCCGAGCCTGCTCGATCCCCGGGTCACCGGCGGGTCGGTCGAGGGCCTGCTCGTCGTGTACTCGCTGTCCAAGCAGTCGAACCTGGCCGGCTACCGGGCCGGCTTCGTCGCCGGCGACCCGGCGATCGTCCGACGGCTGCTCGAGATCCGCCGGCACGCCGGGATGATCGTGCCCGCCCCGGTGCAGGCGGCCATGGTCGCCGCACTCGGCGACGACGCGTCCGTGCGGCGTCAGAAGGAGCGCTACCGGACCCGGCGGGCGCTGCTGCTGCCGGCCCTGGAGCGGGCGGGGTTCCGCGTGGACGACTCCGAGGCGGGCCTCTACCTGTGGGCCACCCGGGACGAGGACGCCTGGGCGTCCGTCGGCTGGCTCGCCGCGCGGGGCGTGCTCGTCGCGCCGGGGACGTTCTACGGCCCGAGCGGCGCCCGGCACGTACGGGTCGCGCTGACCGCCGCGGACGAGCGGGTCGCGGCGGCCGCGGAGCGTTTGACCAGCCCTTGA